Proteins encoded within one genomic window of uncultured Draconibacterium sp.:
- a CDS encoding aminopeptidase P family N-terminal domain-containing protein produces the protein MKSEIKQRLTALRAEMKKLGIDAWYISGTDPHSSEYLPKRWETREYIAGFTGSYGLVAVTLDKAALWTDSRYFLQATEELEGTGIEMMKLRVPDAVLPDSWLSQNLSAGSKVGLDAQSLTVDAFRSLQKGFLKKDIELVETPDLLEAIWEDRPAVPGDKAFELDVKYAGVGRSEKQQKIADELAAFGADIHVVSMLDELAWQYNLRGSDVPYNPVFTGFAVIGENESVLFVDPGKIDSELKSKLEADGVELKDYTTFYNYLTEIEGKTIYIDPSTLNFAAYSALAGKNEIVEGTSLVAIQKALKNDTELEGFRNAMKKDGVALVECLHWLKETIGKETITDYAFGEKLAEFRAKQEDFKGESFPPIVGYKSRGAIVHLHIGADDGLPLEADGVVLFDSGGQYIDGTTDITRTVALGAVSDQFKTDFTLTLKGMIGLTQAKFPYGVKGCHLDILARQALWDNGMNYGHGTGHGVGHFLNVHEGPMAIRLEYNENLMLPGQVLSNEPAFYREGQYGLRTENMMVCVERETTEFGRFLGFDTLTLCPIDTSLIKVDLLTEKERKWLNNYHSWVNTELKPLLGKKYHAFLDDITQPV, from the coding sequence ATGAAATCAGAAATAAAACAACGACTAACGGCCTTACGCGCCGAAATGAAAAAGCTCGGTATTGATGCGTGGTACATTTCAGGAACCGATCCGCATTCGAGCGAATATTTACCCAAAAGATGGGAAACACGTGAGTACATTGCCGGATTTACAGGCTCTTATGGTTTGGTTGCAGTAACCTTGGATAAAGCAGCTTTGTGGACTGATTCTCGCTATTTTTTGCAGGCAACCGAAGAGCTGGAAGGTACCGGAATTGAAATGATGAAGTTGCGCGTTCCTGATGCTGTGTTGCCCGACAGTTGGCTTAGCCAGAATTTATCTGCCGGAAGTAAAGTGGGGCTCGATGCTCAATCGCTGACAGTTGACGCTTTCAGAAGTTTGCAGAAAGGTTTTTTGAAAAAAGATATTGAACTGGTAGAAACACCGGATTTATTAGAAGCTATCTGGGAAGATCGCCCGGCAGTTCCAGGCGACAAGGCTTTTGAGCTTGACGTTAAATACGCTGGAGTTGGACGATCTGAAAAACAACAAAAAATAGCCGATGAATTGGCGGCATTTGGTGCCGATATTCATGTGGTTTCGATGTTAGACGAATTGGCATGGCAGTATAATTTGCGTGGTTCAGATGTGCCTTACAATCCTGTCTTTACAGGTTTTGCTGTAATTGGCGAGAATGAAAGTGTACTTTTTGTCGATCCCGGTAAAATTGATTCGGAGCTAAAATCGAAACTTGAAGCCGATGGCGTTGAATTGAAAGATTATACCACTTTTTACAACTACCTGACAGAAATTGAGGGTAAAACGATTTATATCGATCCGTCAACATTAAATTTTGCAGCTTACAGTGCGCTTGCCGGCAAAAATGAAATAGTTGAAGGAACTAGTTTGGTGGCGATCCAAAAGGCATTAAAAAACGATACTGAGCTGGAAGGTTTTCGAAATGCCATGAAAAAAGACGGTGTGGCACTGGTAGAATGTTTACACTGGTTAAAAGAGACGATTGGAAAAGAAACGATAACGGATTACGCATTTGGCGAAAAGCTGGCTGAGTTCAGGGCCAAACAAGAGGATTTTAAAGGCGAAAGCTTTCCCCCTATTGTTGGATATAAAAGTCGCGGTGCGATTGTTCACCTACATATTGGAGCCGACGATGGTTTGCCATTGGAAGCTGATGGAGTAGTGCTTTTTGATTCCGGCGGTCAGTATATCGACGGAACTACCGATATTACCCGAACAGTTGCTTTGGGAGCAGTTTCTGATCAGTTTAAAACTGATTTTACGCTCACGCTGAAAGGAATGATCGGTTTAACACAAGCCAAATTCCCATACGGCGTAAAAGGTTGTCACCTTGATATTTTGGCACGCCAGGCATTGTGGGATAACGGAATGAATTATGGTCATGGAACAGGTCATGGTGTTGGTCATTTTCTAAATGTACACGAAGGACCGATGGCGATAAGGCTGGAATACAACGAAAATCTGATGCTTCCGGGGCAGGTGCTTTCTAACGAACCGGCATTCTACCGAGAAGGACAGTACGGACTTCGTACCGAAAATATGATGGTTTGTGTAGAGCGGGAAACGACTGAATTTGGCCGCTTTCTGGGTTTCGACACGCTAACACTGTGTCCGATAGATACATCGCTTATAAAAGTAGATTTATTGACCGAAAAGGAACGAAAGTGGCTCAACAATTACCACAGTTGGGTAAATACTGAATTAAAACCACTTCTGGGGAAAAAATATCATGCCTTTTTAGATGATATTACACAACCCGTTTAA
- a CDS encoding NUDIX domain-containing protein codes for MDTHPLKVLKYCPKCGSAEFNKSGERSLKCATCGFHIFINSSAAVAALVTDDSGKLMLVKRGVEPNYGKLDLPGGFIDPMESAEDAVKRELNEELGLKVKSLKYLCSAPNEYVFSEYTVFTLDMAFQVTAGSVENLKPMDDILDYKFYSEEVLDYDDIPAPSIKKFVKDYFRSIKT; via the coding sequence ATGGATACGCATCCTTTAAAAGTTTTAAAATATTGTCCAAAATGTGGTTCTGCGGAATTCAATAAATCCGGCGAACGTTCATTAAAATGTGCCACTTGCGGTTTTCATATCTTTATAAACTCATCGGCTGCTGTGGCAGCTTTGGTGACTGATGATTCAGGAAAACTAATGTTGGTAAAACGCGGAGTTGAACCCAACTATGGCAAACTTGATCTGCCCGGGGGGTTCATAGATCCAATGGAATCGGCAGAAGATGCTGTAAAGCGCGAATTGAATGAGGAGTTGGGATTAAAAGTAAAATCGTTGAAATACCTATGCTCTGCGCCAAACGAATACGTTTTTTCAGAGTATACGGTGTTTACATTGGATATGGCATTTCAGGTTACCGCCGGTTCTGTTGAGAACCTAAAACCAATGGATGATATTCTGGATTATAAATTTTACTCAGAAGAAGTATTGGATTACGATGATATTCCTGCCCCCTCGATTAAGAAATTTGTTAAAGACTATTTTCGAAGCATAAAAACATAA
- a CDS encoding alpha/beta hydrolase, producing the protein MKKINLILLFALITGIAIAQNRTLKVWPNGAPNDNGMTDPEEKYDGVRVRNVSEAEMYVFTPEAEINTGAAVVICPGGGYWIEAMDHEGYDIARFLQREGIIGIVLKYRLPYGNHEVPSSDARQAIRIVRANAEEWGINPEKIGIAGSSAGGHLASTAGTVFDYGNKERVDKTEQQSCRPDFMLLLYPVITMNEEFTHLGSRENLIGKGHNKELIRQYSNELNVSAETPPTFLVLADDDTAVPPRNSISFYSKLKEFDVPAELHIFQKGGHGFGIRKNGIPADNWPNLFIDWLKAREIIE; encoded by the coding sequence ATGAAGAAAATCAACCTAATCCTACTATTTGCATTGATAACCGGAATTGCTATTGCACAAAATAGAACATTAAAAGTGTGGCCCAACGGTGCACCAAACGACAACGGGATGACCGATCCCGAAGAAAAATACGATGGTGTGCGTGTTCGGAATGTGTCGGAAGCAGAAATGTATGTCTTTACTCCCGAAGCCGAGATTAATACCGGTGCGGCCGTGGTAATTTGTCCCGGCGGTGGTTATTGGATTGAAGCAATGGACCACGAAGGGTATGATATTGCACGCTTTCTTCAGAGAGAAGGAATTATCGGAATTGTATTAAAATACCGTTTGCCTTACGGAAACCACGAAGTTCCGTCGAGCGATGCACGACAAGCGATTCGTATTGTTCGCGCCAATGCTGAAGAGTGGGGGATTAATCCCGAAAAGATTGGAATTGCCGGTTCGTCAGCGGGTGGTCACCTGGCTTCAACTGCCGGAACGGTTTTCGATTATGGCAATAAAGAAAGAGTGGACAAGACTGAGCAACAGAGTTGTCGCCCTGATTTTATGTTGTTACTCTATCCGGTGATTACCATGAACGAAGAGTTCACCCATTTGGGATCTAGAGAGAATTTAATTGGAAAAGGTCACAATAAAGAATTGATCAGACAGTATTCAAACGAGTTAAATGTTAGTGCTGAAACGCCACCAACATTTCTTGTTTTGGCCGACGATGATACTGCTGTTCCTCCCAGGAACTCCATCAGTTTCTATTCTAAATTGAAGGAATTTGATGTGCCGGCCGAGTTGCATATTTTTCAAAAAGGTGGTCACGGCTTTGGCATTCGCAAAAACGGAATTCCGGCAGATAACTGGCCAAATTTGTTTATCGACTGGCTAAAAGCAAGAGAAATAATTGAATGA
- a CDS encoding LysM peptidoglycan-binding domain-containing protein, translated as MRSLLLLCMAFLLLLPTEKVLGQNFAENEVVIFQGKKFVMHQVRAGETIYSLSKKYGVTQSALEENNPGIDKGLTIGQVLKIPYVEGIELQNSSTDQKGDPTGFTKYKIESRKETAYSIAKKFGITVEELYAYNPTVRKFKKRTELNIPYWEEETTGIGDEPDKTEEEHFTYHQVVSGETLYSLARKYGTTEQEIIALNPDAKQLKTGMTLTIKTGASEGDVSKPQPIENIGNRNYIEHIIESGETMWGITRKYSVSAEELKAINPILNTGFPAGAVIKISVAEANKPMAKPVNEEAFEKHLVEKGETLYGLSKQYNVTIPDIIKYNPILDRRNLAYGETILIPKKPEEIFAKPESDNIVIADIDSAKMLEEFYAVEMPVEIPESCVPDLSTSYSGKTYNVALFLPFYYEANDTLNREDLVIDSMALFTSEETEIAQDTTIELEERKELFKQFYGGSENFVQFYEGVLLAVDSLQNIGFDVKLNVFDTQRNKDSIRQYFMDNEFFRTDLIIGPIFPNVQKEIAAYAAKNRIPIISPLASQTSVTRSNSEYFQVNPSRDYLIRQTAEMVAEEHFNSNFIIVKTSNYSGTPEGQLVELLREKFFNSGLLSSNEGVNFTIYDFENEGAFGLRRIMSKTKENVVYIPSENEGELSVAISNINNLSDEYSITLIGSNRYPNYSSIQLEQFHNLKLKYIAPYYTDYSNKQTINFVEKYRSNFGTEPDNFSFQGYDVTMYFLTALITYGNDFAGCLPYMHTFQMQGNYHFEQLTQFGGYMNEGVSVISYTRDYEVKRKRVKGQPRLIMASDN; from the coding sequence ATGAGAAGTCTTTTGCTGCTATGCATGGCATTTTTACTGTTGTTGCCAACCGAAAAGGTTTTAGGGCAGAATTTTGCTGAAAACGAGGTTGTTATTTTTCAAGGCAAAAAGTTTGTTATGCACCAAGTCCGAGCGGGCGAAACAATTTATTCGTTAAGCAAGAAGTATGGTGTAACACAATCAGCACTTGAGGAAAATAATCCGGGTATTGATAAAGGGCTGACGATTGGGCAGGTGCTAAAAATTCCTTATGTTGAAGGCATCGAACTACAGAATTCTTCAACAGATCAGAAAGGAGACCCTACAGGATTTACTAAATATAAAATTGAGTCGCGTAAAGAAACAGCTTATTCTATTGCCAAAAAGTTTGGTATTACGGTGGAGGAACTTTATGCTTACAACCCAACTGTTCGGAAATTTAAAAAGCGAACAGAACTGAATATTCCATATTGGGAAGAAGAGACTACAGGAATAGGAGATGAGCCCGATAAAACCGAAGAAGAACACTTTACATATCATCAGGTGGTTTCAGGAGAAACCTTGTATTCGCTTGCCAGAAAATATGGAACCACTGAGCAGGAAATTATTGCTTTAAATCCCGATGCAAAGCAGCTAAAAACAGGGATGACCCTGACGATAAAAACCGGCGCATCGGAAGGTGATGTTAGTAAGCCCCAACCAATTGAAAATATTGGCAACCGAAATTACATAGAACACATTATTGAATCGGGTGAAACCATGTGGGGAATAACACGCAAATACAGTGTCTCGGCAGAGGAACTAAAAGCGATAAACCCGATTTTAAATACCGGATTTCCGGCCGGAGCTGTAATTAAAATTTCAGTTGCAGAGGCCAATAAACCAATGGCAAAGCCGGTAAACGAAGAAGCTTTTGAGAAGCATTTGGTGGAAAAAGGTGAAACTTTATATGGTTTGTCGAAACAATACAATGTTACTATACCGGACATTATAAAATACAATCCGATACTCGACCGGCGGAATTTAGCTTACGGTGAAACCATTTTAATCCCGAAAAAACCGGAAGAAATTTTTGCCAAACCCGAGAGTGACAATATTGTGATTGCAGACATCGATTCAGCCAAAATGCTCGAAGAATTTTATGCGGTAGAAATGCCGGTTGAAATTCCTGAATCGTGTGTGCCTGATTTGTCGACATCGTACTCAGGAAAAACTTACAATGTGGCTTTGTTTTTGCCTTTCTATTACGAAGCGAACGACACGCTGAATCGAGAAGATTTGGTGATTGATTCAATGGCACTTTTTACAAGCGAAGAAACAGAAATTGCGCAGGATACAACCATTGAACTGGAGGAACGTAAAGAATTGTTTAAGCAGTTTTACGGTGGAAGTGAAAACTTTGTACAGTTTTACGAAGGCGTACTTTTGGCTGTCGATTCGTTGCAGAATATTGGTTTTGATGTAAAGCTCAATGTTTTTGATACGCAAAGAAACAAAGATTCGATACGCCAGTATTTTATGGATAACGAGTTTTTCCGCACTGATTTGATTATCGGACCAATTTTCCCGAACGTGCAAAAGGAGATTGCTGCCTACGCTGCGAAGAATCGAATTCCGATTATTTCTCCACTAGCTTCGCAGACTTCTGTTACACGATCGAATTCAGAGTATTTTCAGGTAAATCCGTCGCGCGATTATCTGATTCGCCAAACAGCTGAAATGGTTGCTGAGGAGCATTTTAACAGTAATTTTATCATCGTAAAAACTTCGAATTATTCAGGTACTCCCGAAGGACAACTGGTTGAATTATTGCGCGAGAAATTCTTTAATTCAGGTTTGTTAAGTAGTAACGAGGGGGTTAATTTTACGATCTATGATTTCGAAAACGAAGGCGCTTTTGGCTTGCGACGAATTATGTCGAAAACCAAGGAAAATGTGGTTTACATTCCATCTGAAAACGAAGGAGAGTTAAGTGTGGCTATTTCCAATATTAACAACCTTTCTGATGAGTATTCGATTACGCTGATCGGTTCAAACCGTTATCCAAACTACTCAAGTATTCAGTTGGAACAATTTCATAATCTGAAGCTCAAATACATTGCGCCATACTACACCGATTATTCGAATAAGCAAACCATTAATTTCGTTGAAAAATACAGGAGCAACTTCGGTACGGAACCTGATAACTTTAGTTTTCAGGGCTACGATGTTACTATGTACTTTTTAACGGCATTAATAACTTACGGTAACGATTTTGCCGGTTGCCTGCCGTACATGCATACTTTCCAGATGCAGGGAAATTATCATTTCGAGCAATTGACGCAGTTTGGAGGTTATATGAACGAAGGTGTTTCGGTAATTTCGTACACCCGCGATTACGAGGTAAAGCGTAAACGTGTTAAAGGGCAACCTCGTTTGATTATGGCTTCCGATAATTAA
- the guaA gene encoding glutamine-hydrolyzing GMP synthase has product MQEKILILDFGSQYTQLIGRKVRELNVYCEIHPFNHFPEIDESVKGVILSGSPYSVRDEEAPRPDLSKIKGKLPVLGVCYGAQYMAHFYGGEVAPSDTREYGRANLGFIDHDSILFENISLHSQVWMSHGDTIVKLPKNYKVIASTEDVNYAAYKVDGEKTWAIQFHPEVYHTTEGKQLLQNFVTTICGCDQEWTPDSFVETTVQELKDQLGDDKVVLGLSGGVDSSVAGVLLNKAIGKNLTCIFVDNGLLRKNEFEDVLHSYEDMGLNVIGVDARKKFWDDLAGITDPEQKRKIIGRNFIEVFDEEAHKIQDVKWLAQGTIYPDVIESVSVNGPSATIKSHHNVGGLPEKMKLKVVEPLKLLFKDEVRRVGGAMNIKKELLGRHPFPGPGLGIRILGDVTPEKVRILQEADAIFINGLKNWGLYDEVWQAGVMLLPVQSVGVMGDERTYENTVALRAVTSTDGMTADWVHLPYDFMAKMSNEIINKVRGINRVVYDISSKPPATIEWE; this is encoded by the coding sequence ATGCAGGAAAAGATTTTAATCCTTGATTTTGGTTCTCAATACACACAATTGATTGGACGCAAGGTCCGCGAACTAAATGTTTATTGCGAAATTCATCCTTTTAACCACTTTCCGGAAATTGATGAAAGTGTAAAAGGAGTGATCCTTTCGGGTAGCCCGTATTCAGTTCGCGACGAAGAAGCACCTCGTCCTGATCTATCGAAAATTAAAGGCAAACTGCCGGTTTTGGGTGTTTGCTATGGAGCGCAGTATATGGCTCACTTTTATGGTGGCGAAGTAGCTCCGTCCGACACGCGCGAATATGGAAGAGCGAATCTGGGATTTATCGATCACGATAGTATTCTGTTTGAAAATATTAGTTTGCATTCGCAGGTTTGGATGTCGCATGGCGATACCATTGTAAAACTTCCGAAAAATTATAAGGTAATTGCATCAACCGAAGATGTAAATTACGCAGCTTATAAAGTTGATGGCGAAAAAACCTGGGCCATTCAATTCCACCCTGAGGTTTACCACACAACAGAAGGAAAACAGCTGTTGCAAAATTTTGTGACAACAATTTGCGGTTGCGATCAGGAATGGACACCTGATTCGTTCGTTGAAACAACAGTTCAGGAATTAAAAGATCAATTGGGCGACGATAAAGTTGTACTTGGTCTTTCGGGCGGTGTAGACTCGTCGGTTGCCGGCGTATTATTAAATAAAGCCATTGGCAAAAATCTTACCTGCATTTTTGTCGACAACGGTCTGCTTCGTAAAAACGAATTTGAAGATGTTTTGCATTCTTACGAAGACATGGGACTGAATGTAATTGGCGTTGATGCCCGTAAAAAATTCTGGGACGATTTAGCCGGAATTACCGATCCGGAACAAAAACGAAAAATTATTGGTCGCAACTTTATCGAGGTTTTTGATGAAGAAGCGCACAAAATACAAGATGTGAAATGGTTGGCTCAAGGAACAATTTACCCCGATGTAATTGAGTCGGTTTCGGTAAACGGACCTTCAGCAACTATTAAATCGCACCACAATGTTGGCGGTCTTCCTGAAAAAATGAAGCTAAAAGTGGTTGAGCCACTCAAGCTTTTATTTAAAGATGAAGTGCGTCGTGTAGGCGGTGCGATGAACATTAAAAAAGAATTACTGGGCCGTCACCCCTTCCCGGGACCTGGATTGGGAATTCGTATTCTTGGAGATGTAACTCCCGAGAAAGTTCGCATTTTGCAGGAAGCCGATGCTATTTTTATTAACGGACTAAAAAACTGGGGTCTGTACGACGAAGTTTGGCAGGCCGGTGTAATGTTGCTTCCTGTTCAATCAGTTGGAGTTATGGGTGATGAACGTACTTACGAAAATACAGTTGCTTTGCGCGCTGTTACCTCAACCGACGGAATGACTGCCGACTGGGTACACCTTCCATACGATTTTATGGCAAAAATGTCGAATGAAATCATTAATAAGGTTCGCGGAATCAATCGCGTTGTATACGATATTAGTTCGAAGCCACCTGCAACAATTGAGTGGGAATAG